TTGCTCAGGAGATACCATGGAGAGAGCAACGCGACCAACCGTCCGCACGTGCAGATGTTCCCAGTCAATGTCCTGAGTGGGGCCGTTCTCAGGCACTCTTCAACGGAGAAAAAATGGATGAGGCGATGACGAGCAGTGACGTTCCAATTCCTTCCAGAAGCCCGGAGGAGACGCCAGATACTGAGCTGCTGATCATCGGAGCTGGTCCATTCGGGCTGGCGCTGGCGGCCTACAGTCAGCACCTGGGCATCCCGCACCGCGTTGTCGGCAGACCGATGGAGTTCTGGCGCACCAATATGCCGGAAGGGATGTACCTGCGCTCGGCCTGCGACTGGCATCTCGACCCCACCGGCCAGGCCACCATCGAACGGTTCCTGAGCGAGCGTGGCCAAACTTCAGCCGAAGTCGAACCGCTGTCCCGGGCGTTCTATCTGGCGTACACCGAGTGGTTTCAGCAGCAGAAGAAGATCGACCCGGTGCCCGAGTATGTCCAGCAGCTCGACAGCTTAAAGCCAGACGGTCATCTGTTCCGCGCCGTGCTGGAGGACGGTCAGAGCATCACCGCGCGGAACGTGGCGCTGGCGGTCGGCTTCAAGTATTTCAAGTATGAGCCGCAGGACCTCCTGGAGCGCCTGCCAGCCGGCCGCTTCTCTCACACCTGCGATCTGGTGGACTTCAACAGCCTGGCCGGAAAACGGGTGTTGATCCTGGGTGGACGGCAGAGCGCCTTCGAGTGGGCGGCGCTGCTGCACGAGGCCGGGGCGAGCGCTGTACATGTTTCCCACCGGCACGACAGCCCAGCCTTTGCTGCTGCCGATTGGTCCTGGGTGGGACCCCTGGTCGAGGCAATGGTGGACGACCCCGCCTGGTTTCGGAGGCTGTCGCCGCAGGAGCAGCAGGAGGTGTCTCACCGCCTGTGGTCAGAGGGCCGCCTTAAAGTTGAACCCTGGCTGGAACCGCGGGTGCGGCACGACAGCGTTCACCTGTGGCCCAGAACGGAGCTGGCCTCCTGTGAGGAATTGAAGGACGGTACGCTGCGGGTCACGTTTCACAGCGGTGAATCTGTGGAGATTGATCACATCGTTCTCGCGACGGGCTACCGAGTTCGGCTGGAGCAGGTACCGTTTTTGGCGGATGGGAATCTGCTGTCTCAGCTCCCGACCCACGACGGATTTCCAGCACTGGACGAGCACTTCCAGACGTCAGTGCCCGGCCTGTACATCACCAGTCTGGCGGCTGGACAGGCGTTCGGGCCGTTTTTCGGCTTCACCATTTCGGTCCGCACGTCGGCCCGGCTGATCGGTCAGGCTGTCTCCGGCGCACTCAGGCTCAATCCTCAGCCTCCCCCTTCCTCGGAAGGCTCCCTCTGAACGTCTGCATCCAGGTGGACGGGAAAGCGCTCACCACGTCGGTCACCACAAGCCCACAATGAGAGCGGGCCTCGACGTTTTTCGCTGATACGAATGAAGCGCCGAAGCTCTTCGTGTGAACCCGATCTGCCGACAATATCTATCAAGCGCTTCTGTGAGCGCCACCTTCCGCCAGATAATTCCCAGCGTTCTTCCGAATCACACCACGAGCATGGCCCGAGAAAGAATGCTCCTGCTGAGCAGCTACGCTGAGGTTGTCCGTTCGGAACCAGCTACCAGAGCTGAGCGCCGTCAGTCCTGAATGGGCCGCCAGCCACCACCGACCTCCTGGGATGTCCTCGACGGGTAACTCCGCTGTAAATCTTCTGCTTCCACCCAGTAGCACTGTCTGGGGCGTTCTGGCAGCCACCACTGCCCGCTGTACAGCCAGCCTTCGACAAGCGCCGTCACCGTGGACATCCGGTGACAGCACTGGAAGCGCTGGGGGCGGCCCTGCGGGTCGGTCTGCACCTTGATCGGCTCCAGGCTGGCTTTCATGCCTCACGCTTCACGAATGTTGGCTCGGAAGAAGACAGGCGGTACAGGGCGGTGAGGCATTCTAGGCGGCAGAGAATCAGACCGGCGGCAAAGTTCCGAGCATCTGAGGGAGGGAATGGGGCTGACTTGGGTTGAGGAGGATGGGGTGTCCGCGCACAGGGCACCTCGCCCTCGGCTGTCCGCGTACCCGGTAGCAATTGTCAACGGGTTGACCAAACCAACCCTTCTCCATCGATCCCACAGGAGAGTAGTCACCATTGTATTCATTTAGCCGCTCAATAGAACATACAGCGACCTTTACTTAGTAATAATCATTACATGGATGGAAATGTCAGCGATTTGTTAGAAAAGAACTTTAACCTCTAAGTATGTTCTATGTCCAAGCGGAAAAGATACGGCTCCTGCTGGAAACAATCGGACAAGCCGCGTACCGCGTGGGCGACTTCAGCACCCTCCGAGAGGTCCGTCTGATGGCCGGCAACTACGTGCAGGCACTGGAAACCCTCGACGCACAGGAACTGACCCGCCTTGAGGGCATCCTGATCCGCCGACAGGAAGACTTTCGCCAGACGCTGCCCGAAGACTGGACTGCCGAAGACGATGAAGCCGGGGCCACATCACGGCACCGTTCCGCCTGATTGCCCTCAGGCTATGCTGTCTGCTGGACCTGCAAGAACCCCGGCTGCCAGCTGGACACAGCCACCTGTTTCGCCGGAGCGGGAGCGCCCCGCAGCTATACATCCAGATCCCATGTCAGCAACAGTGCTGGAGCGCGGTCGATCATGCACACCTGCCAGAGCAGCAGGCGCAGGCCGCGTGATGATGGTGCATCACCTGCCGGCGCTCGCGCGGGTGGCCGACCGGATGCTGGTGATGGACCACGGCCGCGTCGTGGAAGGCGGCCAGCACGCCCAGCTGATGGCTGCCGGCGAGCAATACTTCCAGCCATTCACCCGCTAGGCAAGCAGCTCCCTGGAGGGCGTGCAAGATAGGAGGGCGGTGCCTGGAGGTAAGCTCCAGGCACCGCCCCGGTCCTACCGCGTTACAGGTGCAGGCCCGCCGACACCTGCAACGGAATGGTCCCGTACTGCGCGCCTGTGTCGCCATCGGTGAAACTGAGCGTCGCCCGGTGCTGACCCGCCGCGCCGACCGGCAGCGTGAGTTTGTAGATCACCCGGAGCTGCTCGGTGTACTGAATGTTGAGGCCGTTCTGAAGTGCGCTGGTCTTCACGACGTTCTTGCGGACGATGGCCGCGACCAGCGTCAGCTGCCAGTCAGCTGGTAGATCCCGTGCGTTCATGCGCAGCCACGGTGCTGGGGTTTCGGGTGACATCACGCCGCCCGCCACGTCCCGGGCATCGAAGTTCACCTGTAGGTCATCGAAATACCGGTCGGGAAGGGTCAGCGCCCCACGGTTGTAGGTGTACGAGACATACACCGTCGTGCCCGCCACGCCCCGGGCGGGCGTCGTGCTCGACTCGGCGACGACCGGCGCCCCCTGACTACCCATCACTGCCGGCGCACAAGACGCCAGCACCACACTCAGCACTACTCCGGCCATCAGCATTCGGTTCTTCATCTCATTATTCTTAGCATGTTCTCAGCGTGGACGTGAACGAATCTCACCACCGGATACCGTCACCTGCCGCCGCCGCGAGCGGCTCTACACTCCTGCGGCGATGATTCTACTTCTCTGGACCGCGGCGCTGCTCACCGTCGTGCTGACGATGCACAGCCAAGGCGTATTGCTGGCGTTCAAGACGCTGCAGGAAAGCGCAGATAAGGAGGCCAGGCCGTTCCATGCCACAGCCGTTCATACCGGGCGCGTGAGGAGGGAAAGCACACGCTGACCGAGAACATGGTCTGAGCACAGCGCAGCGGCGATCCGCTCTGGCTGTACGATGCCCGGGCCGCGCTGAGGGACGACCTGCCGACCATCCTGGCGCGGCACGCCGACACCGATGCCCTGGTAGGCGCGCCAGGACACCGACGCCTGGCAGATACAGCAGCGCTTCCTGCAGACGTGCGCCGAAGAAGCGGGTGCGGCCAAGAGCGATTCGCTCAAACTCAAGTGACGGCAGCGATCCTGGCGACGCGTCGTGTGACGTACCGCCTCAATCGACGCTGTCTGACATGACCGGTCCTTCAGTTCATGCCCAGGGCTTCATCGCGAAGACCAGACCCGCACACAGCAGTCCTGCGATCACACAGACGATGATCCGACGGGTTCGATCGGTCCCTTGTCCGAGCCACTGCTGAGCACCATCGGATCTAAAGGATTCTGTCGAATTTGCCCGGCAACACGCCGCACAGCACGAACATGGCCAAGCCGGCCCAGTTGAGGCCGTAAAAGGCCGCCTTGATCGTCTGACCTCCCAGGAAGTACCCCAGAGACAGGCCCGCCACCGCCGCGATCAGTCTCAGAAGGGCGCCCCGGCTCAGGAGGCGTTCGAAGAGCCGCCACTGAGGCTTCAGCTGTGGTGTGGGCATGCTCCTGAGCCTAGAGCATAGGCCACGAAGATGGACCGGGCTCGCTCGGTCACCCGCTCATTCGACGGCTTTCCTTCCGGAGGGGCAGAGGTAGCAGCGCGTTCTGCTGCTACACCGATCAGGGAAGAGTCTCTCCGCATTCTCGGCAACGTCCGCAGCTCTTCAGGAGCAAGATGGAGGCATGAAGCAGTTCGGATGTCGTCTCCTGCTGATCGGCACGCTCCTGGGGCCATAAGGTGCCCTCAAGACCAGCCAGCCGACCTCCGAAGGGAATGGCTCGCCTGGCAGTGCCGTCCTACATCAGCACTGTCGGCCTGTACATTCGGGCGTCTTTACCGGGATCATGGACACTGCGGACTTCCTGAATGTGTTCCGTTGGAATCTCGCCACTGGTCATCTGAAACAATGTGACTCGACCAGTACCGTGGCTGCGGCTAGAGACCACGCCTATCCTGAAGAGTAAGGAAGCACCGTCGTTTCAGGCTGGATCAGCGTGCTCGTGGGTATCTGCCGAGTTGCGCTGAAAACAGCTGCGCAAAAGCCGAGGTCCCTGATGCATCTCCTGAAGTACCGTGTTCTGCACTGCATTCTCTGTACAAACTCTCGGTAGACGTCACCTGCCGCAGCTGGACCGCCGGCCCCGGCACGGTGGAACTGCTGGCCAACGAAGGCACCAGCCGCAGCGCCACCAACCCGGCGCTGTCCACCGGCACGCTCAGCGCAAAGGGCACCTTCACGGTCGCGCTGCCCAGTGCGGCGGCCGTGTCGCCGTACCTGTTCCCTGCCTGCTGGTCGCGCCGCTAACCTCGACGTGCCGTGACAGCGTCCCCGCCGCGAAGGCCTTCCTGGCGTCCCTGGTGGACGTTCGTCAGAGTGGTGCGTACGTCACCACCGCCGAGCAGGTGAGCGTCACCGACCAGAGCACCGCCACCACCACGCAGGCAAGTGTGGCACAGCACTTCTGGGTGTATGCCGATCAGTCCACCACTCTCGGCGGCACGCAGGACTGCACCAGCACCAGTGGCGGCGTGTCGTACACCTCGCACGCCAGCATCAGCGCAGCGCTGGAAGGTCCTGCAGCTCAACAGCGTGGTGTCCGGTACCAAGGGCAGTGGCCAGGGCACCCTGACGGTCATGTTTGTCAATGCGTCCACCGCGGACGGCCCTTGGGTCCCTCAGGGACTGAACAAGCAGGCCGTGTCGGCGGTTCCCGGTGTGAACAGCGTCTATCACCTGCGCTGACGCAGGCAGGAAGTGGCAGGGCAGGCCTCACCGGACCTGCCCTGCGTGCTGTCACGCAGCTACGCTTCAGCACATGAACACACCCGCCCCTACCCGTATTTACCGCTCCACTCACGCTCTTTTCCGAACATTCGGCCGAGATCGCCTCGCGCTTGGGGCTCAGCCGTCTCAAGGATCCCGCTGCCTGGCAGCGACAGCTGAACCTGATGAACGACCGCGCAGACTGCAGAGTCCACCCAGTGGGTGGACTCTGCAGTCTGCGCCAGAAATCACTGGAAGCTTCTCTACCTCACAGGCCAGGATGAATGGAACAACGGCGTACAGCAGGTAAGCCAGACAGCGTGTAGCCACGTTCAGCGGACTGCACTACTCTTTACTCAACCGCACGGTGCGCCTCAGGCAAGGGTTCCGCTCCCACCCATTTCACCAACCTTGAACTGACTCAGCGGCCGATTCCCATACCGTCCATCTCTTTCCCGCACGGCTCAGGCGTCGCTTCCTCCCCTCAACTGTCCCTTGATCCAGCGACCGCCGCTTTCCGTGCTCAAACGTCCTCATCCGGGGCGGCTCAGGC
The genomic region above belongs to Deinococcus sp. KNUC1210 and contains:
- a CDS encoding NAD(P)-binding domain-containing protein, which encodes MDEAMTSSDVPIPSRSPEETPDTELLIIGAGPFGLALAAYSQHLGIPHRVVGRPMEFWRTNMPEGMYLRSACDWHLDPTGQATIERFLSERGQTSAEVEPLSRAFYLAYTEWFQQQKKIDPVPEYVQQLDSLKPDGHLFRAVLEDGQSITARNVALAVGFKYFKYEPQDLLERLPAGRFSHTCDLVDFNSLAGKRVLILGGRQSAFEWAALLHEAGASAVHVSHRHDSPAFAAADWSWVGPLVEAMVDDPAWFRRLSPQEQQEVSHRLWSEGRLKVEPWLEPRVRHDSVHLWPRTELASCEELKDGTLRVTFHSGESVEIDHIVLATGYRVRLEQVPFLADGNLLSQLPTHDGFPALDEHFQTSVPGLYITSLAAGQAFGPFFGFTISVRTSARLIGQAVSGALRLNPQPPPSSEGSL